GTGCCTATAACCTGAATCTGATAGTCCCTTCCCTCTCCGACCAGCAGGCTGATGCTGACCGTCTGCTGGAAGCACTCCGCCAGCAGCATAAGGTGCACTGCCGCCGGGTCGATATTGACGTCCTGCGCGGGCTCTCCCCACAGCTACGCTCACGGGACTGGCAGTGTCAGGTCTCAGTTCGTGATGATGAAGTGGTGGCTGTCGGTGAGTGTGCTGCACGGCAGCTTGGACTGGCGGTTGACCTGGGCACGACGAAAATAGCCGGGTATTTGGTCGACCTGGATACCGGAAACACACTGGCCGCCCGTGGCATGATGAACCCCCAGATTGAGTGTGGGGAGGATGTTGTCACACGAATCAGCTACATCACCGGTTCACCTGACGGTGGACCACGACTGCAGGCGCTGGCCGTTGAAGCACTCAACCAGCTTACCGGAGAGCTTACTGCCGAAGTTGGTGAGTCACCAGAGGCCATCGTGGAAGCGGTTGTTGTTGGTAATACTGCTTTGCATCACTTCCTGCTTGGCCTGCCCGTCACTCAGCTTGCTGCCGCGCCCTTCATTCCTGCCGTCGGCCATGCCCTGGATATTAAAGCCCGCGACATAGGATTAAGAATTGCCCCCGGGGCTTACGTACATCTCCTGCCTAATATCGCCGGTTTCATCGGTGCCGACCACGTGGCCATGTTACTTGCCACCGGAGTATGGCAGGAGGAGGGACCGATAGTCGCCCTTGATATCGGCACCAACACCGAGGTCTCGCTGGTGTACAATGGCAGGATAACGGCTGTTTCCTGTGCCTCCGGTCCGGCATTTGAGGGCGGGCACATTCGGGACGGCATGCGGGCTGCCGCAGGTGCTATCGAAAGGCTGCGAATCGTTGCTGACAGCAGTCCCGGGGGTCTGGTGCAGTGCCAGACGGTAGATGACGCTCCGCCGGTGGGCATCTGTGGCTCGGGAATACTCGATGCCCTGGCCCAACTCTACCTCAACGGGATTGTTACCAGGGAAGGAAGAATGGCATCCGACCATCCCCTGGTACGCGGCGACGGCCGGCAGCGTGAGTTCGTGCTTGTTGGTGAGGAGAAACGTAGCGGCCGTCACGCCGTCGGTATAACGCAGCAGGATATTCGTGAACTGCAACTCGCCAAGGCAGCGATTCGCACCGGCATACAGGCACTCCTGAATAGCAGCGATTGTGCCGAGGAAGATATCAGGCAGGTGGTTATTGCCGGGGCCTTTGGCAGCTATATCGATGTTGGTAGCGCGATGGATATCGGGATGCTGCCGTCGCTCCCGCGGGAACGCTTCCGCCAGGTGGGTAATGCCGCCGGTGCCGGCGCCCGCCTTGCCCTGGTCTCGACACGAAGGCGGGATGAGGCTCGTACTGTGGCTTCACAGGTGGAGTACATTGAGCTGGCCAGTTCGCCGAATTTCATGCAGACATTCACCGAGGCTACCTACCTGGGCCGCTATCGTTTAAGACATGGTTCGAGACAGGAGACTGTCTGATTGCTTCGTCACTGCGAGATTGCTTCGGCTTCGGCCTGCTGGCTTTGCCAGCAGGTTCGCTCGTAATGACGTGTGGGCCTGCGGCCCACCCAGACTTCGTTTGACGGCTCATGACTACTATTGTATTATGCAGGTTGGTAATGGCAGGGTATAG
The DNA window shown above is from Dehalococcoidales bacterium and carries:
- a CDS encoding ASKHA domain-containing protein, whose translation is AYNLNLIVPSLSDQQADADRLLEALRQQHKVHCRRVDIDVLRGLSPQLRSRDWQCQVSVRDDEVVAVGECAARQLGLAVDLGTTKIAGYLVDLDTGNTLAARGMMNPQIECGEDVVTRISYITGSPDGGPRLQALAVEALNQLTGELTAEVGESPEAIVEAVVVGNTALHHFLLGLPVTQLAAAPFIPAVGHALDIKARDIGLRIAPGAYVHLLPNIAGFIGADHVAMLLATGVWQEEGPIVALDIGTNTEVSLVYNGRITAVSCASGPAFEGGHIRDGMRAAAGAIERLRIVADSSPGGLVQCQTVDDAPPVGICGSGILDALAQLYLNGIVTREGRMASDHPLVRGDGRQREFVLVGEEKRSGRHAVGITQQDIRELQLAKAAIRTGIQALLNSSDCAEEDIRQVVIAGAFGSYIDVGSAMDIGMLPSLPRERFRQVGNAAGAGARLALVSTRRRDEARTVASQVEYIELASSPNFMQTFTEATYLGRYRLRHGSRQETV